From Xyrauchen texanus isolate HMW12.3.18 chromosome 9, RBS_HiC_50CHRs, whole genome shotgun sequence, the proteins below share one genomic window:
- the LOC127648946 gene encoding mucin-5AC-like, producing the protein MDITIQRGNSLPEIQKCHKCCSDFHCPFCDPIYFKPTKLSKVQKHLKGHFNRALQHEGYTIHRCGRPCRTQQHYHCLYCQSTILRKPDFITHLGSCKCKSVKRASATDACNITPTAVATAVAQATAIAVPATTAIAATSVPSIIVPPTVMPPFSAISVPPTAAPSTTATAATSVPTSTMPPTSATSVPTSTMPPTAATSVPTSTMPHTAANSMPPTAATSVPTSTMPPTAAISVPTSTMPSTAANSVPPTAATSVPTSTMPPTAPTSTMPPTAATPVPTSTMPPTASTSVPPTAATSVTAKLIWSWHGEVDCSHTSVYTSGQFHTAKPF; encoded by the exons atggatATTACAATTCAAAGGGGGAATTCACTTCCAGAAATCCAGAAATGTCATAAATGCTGCAGTGATTTTCACTGCCCATTCTGTGACCCCATATATTTCAAACCCACAAAGTTGTCCAAAGTTCAAAAACATCTCAAGGGACACTTCAACAGAGCACTGCAACATGAAG GGTACACCATACATCGATGCGGTCGCCCCTGCCGAACCCAGCAACATTATCATTGCTTGTACTGTCAGTCAACAATTTTAAGAAAGCCAGATTTCATTACACATTTAGGTTCCTGCAAATGTAAGAGCGTTAAGAGAGCAAGTGCCACTGATGCCTGTAACATCACACCCACTGCTGTGGCAACTGCTGTTGCACAAGCTACTGCCATTGCTGTTCCAGCTACCACAGCCATCGCTGCCACCTCTGTGCCATCTATCATTGTGCCACCTACTGTTATGCCGCCCTTTTCTGCCATCTCTGTGCCGCCCACTGCTGCGCCTTCTACCACAGccactgctgccacctctgtgCCAACCAGCACTATGCCACCCACTTCTGCCACCTCTGTGCCAACCAGCACTATGCcacccactgctgccacctctgtgCCAACCAGCACTATGCCACACACTGCTGCCAACTCTATGCcacccactgctgccacctctgtgCCAACCAGCACTATGCCACCCACTGCTGCCATCTCTGTGCCAACCAGCACTATGCCATCCACTGCTGCCAACTCTGTGCcacccactgctgccacctcaGTGCCAACCAGCACTATGCCACCCACTGCGCCAACCAGCACTATGCCACCCACTGCTGCCACCCCAGTGCCAACCAGCACTATGCCACCCACTGCTTCCACCTCTGTGCcacccactgctgccacctca GTGACTGCCAAGCTAATATGGAGTTGGCATGGAGAAGTGGACTGCAGTCATACCAGTGTGTACACCTCCGGTCAGTTTCATACTGCAAAACCTTTTTAA